The following coding sequences are from one Mytilus trossulus isolate FHL-02 chromosome 8, PNRI_Mtr1.1.1.hap1, whole genome shotgun sequence window:
- the LOC134681534 gene encoding uncharacterized protein LOC134681534, whose protein sequence is MIEQDIYVDNIISSVTNENKAVQFYKEAREFITKGGFNLRSWTSNSQLLRTIACADNILDKDTKPKVLGMRWDVQKDELCFAQTEIHLTAETDITKRVILNQSSKIYDPLGLLSPITIRAKLFLQELWRENYEWDQILPTKLCETWIDIATHIQKRINTAFPRRYFTGTQNETISLTLQVFSDVSLKAYIAYLCKGNESKLIMAKTRVAPVKSLTLPQLDLIAAVNGARLTQHILSMFINISNVELWSDSQIVLNWLMSKKPLKRFIATV, encoded by the coding sequence ATGATTGAACAGGACATATATGTTGATAATATTATATCGAGTGTAACTAACGAGAACAAAGCCGTACAGTTTTACAAAGAAGCCAGAGAATTTATTACAAAAGGTGGATTTAATCTCCGATCGTGGACATCGAACAGTCAGCTTTTACGGACAATAGCATGCGCTGATAACATACTTGACAAGGACACCAAACCGAAAGTACTAGGAATGCGTTGGGATGTACAAAAAGACGAACTTTGTTTTGCACAAACTGAAATTCACTTAACAGCGGAAACAGATATCACTAAACGAGTGATATTGAATCAATCGTCGAAAATATATGACCCATTAGGCCTCTTGAGTCCAATCACAATCAGAGCAAAATTATTTCTCCAAGAACTTTGGCGCGAAAACTATGAATGGGATCAGATCTTACCTACAAAGTTATGCGAAACATGGATTGACATCGCAACACACATTCAAAAGAGAATCAATACTGCTTTTCCGAGACGTTATTTTACCGGTACACAAAACGAAACCATATCGTTAACACTACAAGTATTTTCTGATGTCAGCTTGAAAGCTTACATAGCCTATCTTTGCAAAGGGAATGAATCCAAATTGATTATGGCGAAAACAAGAGTAGCTCCGGTTAAAAGTTTAACACTACCGCAGTTAGACTTAATTGCAGCTGTAAATGGCGCGAGACTTACACAACACATTTTATCCATGTTTATAAACATTAGCAACGTAGAATTATGGTCTGACAGTCAAATAGTATTGAATTGGCTGATGTCGAAAAAACCTCTAAAACGATTTATTGCAACAGTGTAG